A window of the Fusarium fujikuroi IMI 58289 draft genome, chromosome FFUJ_chr09 genome harbors these coding sequences:
- a CDS encoding probable flavohemoglobin, producing MALTAAQVAIVKSTAPILKEHGKTITTTFYRNMLGAHPELKNYFSLRNQQTGAQQAALANSLSHAVERIAHKHVSLFIKPEHYPIVGTHLIGAIGEVLGSALTTEIKDAWVAAYGQLADIFIQREGQMYEAAGEWNSWRKFKIVKKEAENDSVTSFYLEPTDGKSLPKFLPGQYVSVQIPIPELDGLLQSRQFSLSEAPGTGHYRISVKLQGPTEEPAVEDLAAGKIAGLLSTRLHNRYNVGDELELSPPAGEFSLDPTDTSAAKKPLVLLSAGVGATPLVSILDSVLQSPTASRPITWIHGARYSGSTCFVPHVLDSAKKHENITAKIFLEDVKEGDQYDFKGEIDLAKLQKEQLLQLDNADAEYYICGPEDWMVNVRAFLEENGVPRERQHLELFKTGDI from the exons ATGGCTCTCACCGCAGCACAAGTAGCAATTGTGAAGTCAACTGCTCCCATCCTGAAGGAGCATGGCAAGACTATCACCACCACTTTCTACCGCAACATGCTCGGCGCTCAccctgagctcaagaacTACTTCTCTCTACGAAACCAGCAGACCGGAGCTCAACAAGCCGCTCTCGCCAACTCT CTCTCCCACGCCGTTGAGCGCATTGCTCACAAGCACGTTTCTCTTTTCATCAAGCCAGAACACTACCCCATCGTTGGCACACATCTCATCGGTGCCATTGGCGAGGTTCTCGGTTCTGCTTTGACAACTGAGATCAAGGACGCTTGGGTTGCTGCTTATGGCCAGCTCGCTGATATCTTCATCCAGCGCGAGGGTCAGATGTACGAGGCTGCAGGCGAATGGAACTCGTGGCGCAAGTTCAAGattgtcaagaaggaggctgagaaCGACTCTGTTACTAGCTTCTACCTTGAGCCTACTGATGGCAAGTCTTTGCCCAAGTTCCTCCCCGGACAATACGTCAGCGTGCAGATTCCCATCCCTGAGCTTGATGGTCTTCTCCAGAGCCGTCAGTTCAGTCTGAGCGAGGCTCCTGGCACCGGCCACTACCGCATCAGTGTCAAGCTTCAGGGTCCTACTGAGGAGCCTGCTGTTGAGGATCTCGCTGCTGGCAAGATTGCTGGTCTTCTCTCCACAAGACTTCACAACCGTTACAACGTCGGTGACGAGCTTGAACTGAGCCCTCCTGCTGGAGAGTTCTCCCTCGACCCTACCGACACTtctgctgccaagaagcctCTTGTTCTCCTCTCCGCTGGTGTTGGCGCCACTCCTCTCGTCTCCATCCTCGACTCAGTTCTCCAGTCCCCGACCGCCTCACGACCCATCACCTGGATCCACGGTGCTCGCTACTCTGGCTCTACCTGCTTCGTTCCCCATGTTCTCGACTCTGCCAAGAAGCACGAGAACATCACCGCCAAGATATTCCTCGAGGACGTCAAGGAGGGTGACCAGTACGACTTCAAGGGCGAGATCGACCTTGCCAAGCTCCAGAAGGAACAGCTTCTCCAGCTCGACAACGCTGATGCTGAATACTACATCTGCGGACCTGAGGACTGGATGGTCAATGTCAGGGCATTCCTCGAGGAGAACGGTGTTCCCCGTGAGCGCCAGCAcctcgagctcttcaagactgGTGATATTTAA